Proteins from a single region of Acidianus ambivalens:
- a CDS encoding TQO small subunit DoxD produces the protein MAQTTVDTTQKFLPIMRVTLGWMFFSAFVRRTINVPAKLNPSSSAYVGGKLITFLPHAWGPVKGVLISVLENPPLLYDFLIMFTVLEAIFGLLMMLGLLTRLSGLVLAGLAWGIGLGGGWLGTTCVDEWQIAAVEGAGAFMFVFTGSRWLSVDQLLYNKYKKGIKIWKYYIPLW, from the coding sequence ATGGCCCAAACTACAGTAGATACTACGCAAAAATTCCTACCAATAATGAGAGTAACACTAGGTTGGATGTTCTTTTCAGCGTTTGTAAGACGAACAATTAATGTTCCCGCAAAACTTAATCCGTCATCCTCAGCCTATGTAGGAGGTAAGCTAATAACTTTTTTACCTCACGCTTGGGGACCAGTAAAAGGAGTACTAATAAGTGTTTTAGAAAATCCGCCTTTACTATACGATTTTCTAATAATGTTCACAGTACTTGAGGCGATATTCGGTCTATTAATGATGTTAGGATTATTAACTAGACTTTCTGGTCTAGTCTTAGCGGGTTTAGCATGGGGTATAGGCTTAGGAGGAGGATGGTTAGGAACTACTTGCGTTGATGAATGGCAGATTGCTGCAGTAGAAGGCGCCGGAGCTTTTATGTTTGTGTTTACGGGCAGTAGATGGCTATCTGTAGATCAGCTCTTATATAATAAGTACAAGAAAGGCATCAAAATCTGGAAATATTATATACCTTTATGGTGA